From the Bacteroidia bacterium genome, one window contains:
- a CDS encoding transketolase — MPTIAELEKICSQVRRDIVRMVHAVNSGHPGGSLGCVEYFTALYFDILKHDPKKKFSMDGIGEDIFFLSNGHISPVFYSVLARSGYFPVKELATFRKLNSRLQGHPTTHEGLPGIRIASGSLGQGLSVALGAALAKKLNKDNSLIFTLHGDGELQEGQIWEAAMFGAARKVDNIISTVDMNGQQIDGSTENVLPMGDLKAKWQAFGWDVLSMNGNNISEVIETLKIAKTHTGKGKPVLILMKTEMGNGVDFMMGSHKWHGVAPNDEQLAKALAQLPETLGDYQN, encoded by the coding sequence ATGCCCACAATTGCTGAATTGGAAAAAATTTGTTCCCAAGTAAGACGAGACATTGTTCGTATGGTTCACGCCGTAAATTCAGGTCATCCAGGCGGATCGTTGGGCTGTGTAGAATATTTTACTGCTTTGTATTTCGATATTTTAAAACACGATCCGAAAAAAAAGTTTTCGATGGATGGTATTGGAGAGGATATTTTTTTTCTATCCAACGGACATATTTCTCCCGTATTTTATAGTGTTTTAGCGCGTTCTGGATATTTTCCTGTAAAGGAATTGGCTACGTTCCGAAAATTAAATTCTCGTTTGCAAGGTCATCCTACCACGCACGAAGGTTTACCGGGAATACGCATCGCTTCTGGATCTCTCGGACAAGGATTATCTGTTGCATTGGGTGCAGCACTCGCAAAAAAATTAAACAAAGACAATTCTCTTATTTTTACATTACATGGAGATGGTGAATTGCAGGAGGGACAAATTTGGGAAGCTGCTATGTTTGGCGCTGCGCGTAAGGTGGATAATATTATTTCTACCGTGGATATGAACGGACAGCAAATAGATGGCTCTACCGAAAATGTATTGCCGATGGGCGATTTAAAAGCAAAATGGCAAGCTTTCGGCTGGGATGTTTTGAGTATGAACGGAAATAATATTTCAGAAGTAATCGAAACATTAAAAATAGCTAAAACACATACCGGAAAAGGAAAACCTGTTCTCATTTTAATGAAAACTGAAATGGGAAATGGTGTTGATTTTATGATGGGTTCGCACAAATGGCATGGCGTAGCACCTAACGATGAACAATTGGCAAAAGCATTGGCACAGCTTCCTGAAACATTAGGAGATTACCAAAATTAA
- a CDS encoding VWA domain-containing protein, producing the protein MLIFACLQPIVLRAQTDNKPTTRVLFMFDASFSMFGTWKTGIKIDIAKRLLSQFLDSLQGRDHLQIALRVYGAQYALEPVRNCHDTKLMVPFGGDNIPAIKKAIDNIEPKGTTPIAYSLEQCGNDFPPRDNCRNIVILITDGIEECDGDPCAVSLALQKKGIILKPFIIGIGANEDFGKAFDCVGTFYQVTNEANFTNILNIVISQALDNTTAQVNLLDIKGKPTETNTDMTFYDQVSGQIKYNYIHTINARGNPDTIPLDPLVKYHLVVHTIPEVEKSDITLTPGKHNIIALDAPQGYLYLAIDGYNNYNVLQTIVRKKSDMNTLNIQAFNTSEKYIVGKYDLEILTLPRTYINDVKISESTTTTVQIPQAGSVTILKPSAGPGSIYLENNGTLAWVCNLIENQTQQTIVLQPGHYRLEFRAREATQCIYSIEKTFKIDSGSSTQVQLY; encoded by the coding sequence ATGCTCATTTTCGCTTGCTTGCAACCGATTGTGTTGCGTGCGCAAACCGACAACAAACCAACAACGCGCGTTTTGTTTATGTTCGATGCGTCTTTCAGTATGTTTGGAACATGGAAAACAGGAATTAAAATTGACATTGCGAAACGCTTGCTTTCTCAGTTTTTAGACAGTTTGCAAGGTCGTGATCATTTACAAATTGCTTTGCGTGTGTACGGTGCACAATATGCGCTTGAGCCCGTTAGAAACTGTCATGATACAAAATTAATGGTGCCTTTCGGCGGAGATAATATTCCTGCCATTAAAAAAGCCATTGATAATATTGAACCGAAAGGAACAACGCCGATTGCGTATTCTCTGGAACAATGTGGAAACGATTTTCCGCCGCGCGATAATTGTAGAAATATTGTGATTTTAATTACGGATGGTATTGAAGAATGCGACGGCGATCCCTGCGCAGTTTCTCTTGCTTTACAAAAAAAGGGAATTATTTTAAAACCATTTATTATCGGAATTGGCGCCAACGAAGATTTCGGAAAAGCATTTGATTGTGTCGGCACTTTTTATCAAGTAACCAACGAAGCAAATTTCACAAATATCTTAAACATTGTGATTTCACAGGCTTTGGACAATACTACCGCGCAAGTAAATTTACTCGATATAAAAGGAAAACCGACGGAAACCAATACCGATATGACGTTTTACGATCAAGTAAGCGGACAAATAAAATACAATTATATTCATACAATTAACGCTAGAGGAAATCCAGATACCATTCCTTTAGATCCTTTGGTAAAATACCATTTGGTGGTGCACACAATTCCGGAAGTGGAAAAATCCGACATTACACTTACGCCTGGGAAACACAATATTATCGCGCTTGACGCACCGCAAGGTTATTTGTATTTGGCAATTGATGGATATAATAATTACAACGTTTTACAAACCATCGTGCGAAAAAAAAGCGATATGAATACGCTCAATATTCAAGCGTTTAATACGAGTGAAAAATACATTGTCGGGAAATACGATTTGGAAATTCTTACGCTTCCGCGGACGTATATCAACGATGTGAAAATTTCCGAAAGTACTACCACCACTGTGCAAATTCCGCAAGCAGGAAGCGTTACTATTTTAAAACCTTCTGCTGGTCCTGGAAGTATTTATTTGGAGAATAACGGTACGCTTGCTTGGGTTTGTAACCTAATTGAAAATCAAACACAACAAACAATTGTTTTGCAACCGGGTCATTATCGTTTGGAATTCCGCGCCAGAGAAGCCACTCAATGTATTTACAGCATCGAAAAAACATTTAAAATAGATTCCGGTTCTTCGACACAAGTCCAATTATATTAA